One genomic window of Ktedonobacteraceae bacterium includes the following:
- a CDS encoding lysine 5,6-aminomutase subunit alpha yields the protein MPHLKLDSVLVDEARALAQHIVAPVIDYIYAHTTVAIERATLRLIGVDGVDETGVPLPNCVVDSARSLLPGGILRPFVAAMLQNNLDVQAAAEAIGRGDLRMRQGAGNQFIASGQELAPNTSKDEVLSTEKIDEEIHRLVDQSIKRIRARRAERAALTEELGNPPMPWLYVIVATGNIYEDIVQAQAAARQGADVIAVIRSTAQSLLDYVPYGPTTEGFGGTYATQANFQLMRAALDETSREVGRYIRLTNYCSGLCMPEIAAMGALERLDMMLNDALYGIIFRDINMKRTLIDQLFSRRINAAAGIIINTGEDNYLTTADALESEHTVIASQFINECFAQVAGLPPEQIGLGHAFEINPDTPNHLLHEIASAQLVRDLFPGYPVKYMPPTKHMTGDIFRGHMLDSFFNLVGVLTGQGIQLLGMPTEAIHTPLLQDRFLSIRSALYVFRAARDLGEQFDWREDSLISKRANQILRDAVDLLQQMDNPGLFKGLEAGLFADIKRSPEGGRGLEGVIGRDEGYFNPFYERLLG from the coding sequence ATGCCCCACCTCAAGCTTGACTCCGTTCTCGTTGATGAGGCACGCGCGCTTGCCCAACACATTGTCGCTCCCGTCATTGACTATATCTATGCTCACACCACCGTCGCTATTGAACGTGCCACCTTACGCTTGATCGGCGTGGATGGCGTCGATGAAACAGGTGTGCCATTGCCAAATTGTGTTGTAGACAGCGCAAGGTCATTGCTGCCCGGTGGCATCTTACGTCCATTTGTCGCGGCGATGCTTCAGAATAACCTGGATGTGCAGGCAGCCGCGGAGGCTATTGGGCGTGGCGATTTGCGAATGCGGCAGGGTGCAGGAAACCAATTTATCGCCTCTGGGCAGGAACTGGCTCCGAATACCTCAAAGGATGAAGTTCTATCAACGGAGAAGATCGACGAGGAGATTCATCGATTGGTAGATCAGAGCATCAAACGCATTCGTGCGCGTCGTGCTGAACGAGCTGCGCTGACTGAAGAACTCGGCAATCCGCCAATGCCCTGGCTCTACGTCATCGTCGCCACCGGTAATATCTATGAAGACATCGTGCAGGCGCAGGCGGCGGCGCGGCAGGGAGCCGATGTAATTGCCGTCATCCGTTCTACCGCTCAGAGCCTGCTCGACTACGTGCCATACGGTCCAACCACCGAGGGCTTTGGCGGCACTTACGCAACGCAGGCCAACTTCCAGCTCATGCGCGCTGCCCTCGATGAAACGAGCCGCGAAGTTGGCCGCTACATACGCCTCACCAACTATTGTTCGGGCCTCTGCATGCCGGAAATTGCCGCCATGGGTGCCTTAGAGCGGCTGGACATGATGCTCAACGATGCTCTCTATGGCATCATCTTCCGCGACATCAACATGAAACGCACGCTCATCGATCAGCTTTTCTCGCGCCGCATCAACGCCGCCGCCGGTATCATTATCAATACCGGCGAGGATAACTACCTGACTACCGCCGATGCACTCGAGTCCGAACACACCGTCATTGCCTCGCAGTTTATCAACGAATGTTTCGCCCAGGTAGCCGGTCTGCCGCCGGAGCAAATCGGTCTCGGCCACGCCTTCGAAATCAATCCCGATACTCCCAATCACCTGCTGCACGAGATTGCCTCGGCGCAGCTCGTGCGCGATCTTTTTCCTGGCTACCCGGTCAAGTACATGCCTCCCACAAAGCACATGACCGGCGATATCTTTCGCGGCCACATGCTCGATAGTTTCTTCAACCTCGTCGGAGTCCTGACGGGTCAGGGCATCCAACTGCTCGGCATGCCCACCGAGGCCATCCATACCCCACTCTTGCAAGACCGCTTCCTGTCTATTCGTAGCGCGCTCTACGTATTTCGTGCCGCACGCGATCTTGGCGAGCAATTTGACTGGCGCGAGGATAGCCTGATCTCAAAAAGGGCAAATCAGATACTACGCGATGCAGTCGACCTGCTGCAACAGATGGATAATCCTGGTCTGTTCAAAGGGCTGGAGGCTGGACTTTTCGCCGATATCAAACGCTCGCCAGAGGGTGGACGGGGGCTGGAGGGGGTGATTGGGCGAGATGAGGGGTATTTTAATCCGTTTTATGAGCGGCTGCTGGGATAA
- a CDS encoding sigma factor codes for MLEQQLTIQKGTFANLQELLVNAQPRLLTYARKYSLSQDSVDDIVQETMLEAWRHIEQLHSPERFDSWLTGICHNVCMRWNHVYHLQNRRLVRPDYFAGIAGILILVYSRLTAFTPALIVFFFVGVTATAGDAILGPLLLHITPHELVGRVISVFAPSTSLASMISIGLAGYLTSTILHNFHATLLGFTFGPIDTIFTATGLLVMLGALYAMLNLRNIYKTNENPHSIQEKPALESLE; via the coding sequence GTGCTTGAGCAGCAACTTACAATTCAAAAGGGAACATTCGCCAACCTGCAAGAATTGTTAGTAAACGCTCAGCCACGCCTGTTGACCTATGCGCGGAAGTATAGCCTCTCGCAAGATAGCGTGGATGATATTGTGCAGGAGACGATGCTGGAGGCGTGGCGGCACATTGAGCAGCTACACTCCCCCGAACGTTTTGATTCCTGGCTGACCGGGATTTGTCACAATGTTTGCATGCGCTGGAACCATGTCTATCATCTTCAAAACCGGCGTTTGGTGCGACCCGACTATTTTGCTGGTATAGCCGGAATACTCATTCTTGTCTACTCGCGTCTCACGGCGTTCACACCGGCATTGATTGTATTTTTCTTTGTGGGCGTAACCGCGACCGCGGGTGATGCTATACTCGGCCCCTTGCTGTTGCATATCACGCCTCATGAGCTGGTTGGGCGCGTGATCTCGGTGTTTGCTCCCAGCACAAGTCTGGCTTCGATGATCTCAATCGGACTGGCCGGCTATCTCACCAGCACTATTCTGCACAATTTCCATGCCACATTGCTCGGATTCACTTTCGGCCCCATCGATACCATCTTTACGGCAACCGGATTGCTGGTAATGCTGGGCGCTTTGTATGCCATGCTAAATTTGCGCAATATTTATAAAACAAATGAAAATCCGCATTCCATTCAAGAAAAGCCAGCTCTGGAGAGCCTTGAGTAA
- a CDS encoding methyltransferase domain-containing protein, protein MQSEGQQREDTYVMDPESMTEMARLINQHVLITEHMGGLFPPEVDPNAFTSVLDLACGPGGWVLDVARAYPEIEVVGVDISQTMITYAKARAKSQGLKNAKFQIMNILKPFTFPDQSFDMVNVRFLVGVLSPGDWPAMIQECKRVLRPGGILRLTDVDDLGITNSAALEQITALGAKAARMAKRAFFSEGRYVGTMIMLARFLRDAGFQDIHQQAHMIDWSAGTDAFPLQYDNARMALQLGSTFLTKMGVVTQEQFDNLYYQAEIDMNSSDFVAVMLYLTAWGRLASNNP, encoded by the coding sequence ATGCAGTCAGAGGGCCAGCAGCGAGAAGACACATATGTCATGGACCCGGAAAGTATGACCGAGATGGCCCGCTTGATCAACCAGCATGTTCTGATTACAGAACACATGGGGGGATTGTTTCCGCCAGAAGTTGATCCAAATGCTTTTACTTCGGTACTCGATCTCGCCTGTGGGCCTGGCGGCTGGGTACTCGACGTGGCTCGCGCCTACCCGGAGATAGAGGTGGTAGGGGTCGATATCAGCCAGACCATGATAACCTATGCAAAGGCGAGAGCTAAATCGCAGGGACTGAAGAATGCTAAGTTCCAGATTATGAATATCCTCAAGCCTTTCACATTCCCAGATCAATCATTCGACATGGTCAATGTGCGTTTTCTCGTCGGCGTACTTTCTCCTGGCGACTGGCCGGCAATGATCCAGGAATGTAAGCGAGTGCTGCGCCCTGGTGGGATTTTGCGCCTGACGGATGTCGATGACCTCGGCATTACCAATAGCGCTGCACTGGAGCAAATCACCGCCCTGGGAGCTAAAGCCGCGCGCATGGCAAAGCGAGCATTCTTCTCTGAGGGACGCTATGTAGGAACCATGATTATGCTGGCACGTTTCCTGCGCGATGCCGGGTTCCAGGATATCCACCAGCAGGCCCATATGATCGATTGGTCTGCCGGCACAGATGCCTTTCCCTTACAATACGACAATGCAAGAATGGCTCTCCAACTGGGTAGTACATTTCTGACCAAAATGGGTGTCGTTACACAGGAACAATTTGACAATTTGTATTATCAGGCCGAGATTGATATGAATTCTTCTGATTTCGTTGCCGTCATGCTATACTTGACAGCCTGGGGCAGACTGGCCAGTAATAACCCTTGA
- a CDS encoding ATP-binding protein, whose translation MPQPAKTLRGVTQASLRRLRNTPTYFFLIWRWVTWLYALLVIVTTHVPLNEALLPLAVTFVQASVVTLYAPVFRIFLPDLPLLKKGQAPESRKVRTSTRQIRLLGSRRQQPMAADDEAEILKPLSATNNPKWNAAIYALDVIICGLVTYYAGIFGNPPFGSGSAFYRYGLSTVLAAAFTYRYTGGLAAAFGYEAIILFGAFVPPPHHHYALMLTTQDFASSLIDAPLVALLAAYLATLLNGLTQSKRREQDTVRRQNALLRVSETLVAGAGDQLQFLQKSAEQIRKGGHFERLIVALITAEDDRKDAEIETGPLVESGVAGAIAPDKSKTLIEQVARTGRKLTTFEPLEGEQAQDNDAYRLARLYLPVSREGQVYMVLGAESLRHTPFDQKQENFLTIAGTQLLIALENIRLTEQAAELAAAAERGRIAREIHDGIAQLIYMMSLNAETCAALVQRVVEDSGEEAQALASITTYLDKLVTISKQALWETRHYMFTLKPLISGTSTLAQMLTNQLREFEAISGLPAHLEVEGDEERPDGDAGRARKIAQVGTAVFRITQEALTNAYKHANAAQITVHLRYLPGCVEVEIRDDGRSPVAIPHSYDLEAGGERQRIYGGHGIPGMRERAEELGGSLAIVQHATGGTSVRARIPM comes from the coding sequence ATGCCGCAGCCGGCGAAGACATTACGAGGTGTGACCCAGGCGTCTTTGCGTCGCCTGCGTAACACCCCCACCTACTTCTTCCTCATCTGGCGTTGGGTGACATGGCTCTATGCCCTGCTGGTAATTGTAACGACCCATGTCCCCTTGAACGAAGCGCTGCTCCCGCTGGCCGTGACATTTGTTCAGGCATCGGTCGTCACCCTCTATGCTCCCGTCTTCCGAATATTCCTACCCGATTTACCCCTACTAAAAAAGGGCCAGGCCCCTGAATCGCGCAAAGTGCGAACGAGTACCCGGCAAATACGCCTGCTGGGCAGCAGACGGCAGCAACCAATGGCCGCTGACGATGAGGCGGAAATATTGAAACCGCTATCCGCGACCAACAATCCTAAATGGAACGCGGCCATTTACGCGCTTGACGTAATCATCTGCGGCCTGGTTACCTACTACGCCGGGATTTTCGGTAATCCTCCTTTCGGCAGTGGATCGGCATTCTATCGTTACGGCCTTTCGACGGTGCTGGCGGCGGCTTTTACGTACCGTTATACCGGTGGGCTGGCAGCGGCCTTTGGCTACGAGGCGATCATCTTGTTTGGCGCATTCGTGCCCCCACCTCATCATCACTATGCACTCATGCTTACGACACAGGACTTCGCCAGCTCGCTAATCGATGCGCCGCTGGTAGCGCTGCTCGCGGCCTACCTTGCCACGCTGCTCAATGGCCTGACGCAAAGCAAAAGGCGCGAGCAAGATACTGTCCGCCGGCAAAATGCGCTGCTACGCGTCAGTGAAACACTGGTTGCAGGTGCCGGCGATCAGCTGCAATTCCTGCAAAAAAGCGCGGAACAGATACGTAAAGGGGGCCATTTTGAACGCCTGATCGTGGCACTCATCACTGCTGAAGATGATCGTAAGGATGCAGAGATTGAAACAGGCCCTCTGGTCGAATCAGGTGTAGCCGGAGCCATAGCTCCTGATAAGAGTAAGACGTTGATTGAGCAAGTAGCGCGTACAGGAAGAAAATTGACGACTTTTGAACCGTTGGAAGGCGAGCAGGCACAGGATAATGACGCCTACCGGCTGGCGCGTCTCTATCTTCCGGTGTCAAGAGAGGGCCAGGTATATATGGTGCTGGGAGCCGAGAGCCTACGACACACTCCTTTTGATCAGAAACAGGAAAATTTCCTGACTATCGCGGGAACCCAACTATTGATTGCCCTGGAGAACATACGCCTGACCGAGCAAGCTGCCGAACTTGCTGCCGCCGCGGAGCGGGGGCGCATCGCGCGTGAGATCCACGACGGAATCGCGCAACTCATCTATATGATGAGCCTGAATGCTGAAACATGCGCTGCTCTTGTCCAACGTGTTGTTGAGGATTCAGGTGAAGAGGCACAGGCGCTTGCATCCATTACTACGTACCTGGACAAGCTGGTGACGATTTCCAAACAGGCGCTCTGGGAAACCCGCCACTATATGTTCACCCTCAAGCCCTTAATCAGCGGCACATCGACGCTGGCACAGATGCTAACTAACCAGTTGCGCGAATTCGAGGCCATCAGCGGATTGCCGGCGCATTTAGAGGTCGAGGGCGATGAAGAGAGGCCAGATGGAGATGCCGGGCGCGCTCGTAAGATTGCCCAGGTAGGAACTGCCGTCTTCCGCATCACTCAAGAAGCACTTACCAATGCCTATAAACACGCGAATGCGGCACAGATTACTGTACATCTGCGTTATTTGCCGGGCTGCGTAGAGGTCGAGATTCGCGACGATGGTAGAAGCCCGGTCGCTATTCCGCACAGTTATGATCTTGAAGCCGGTGGAGAACGACAGCGTATCTATGGCGGCCACGGGATACCAGGAATGCGGGAGCGAGCAGAAGAACTCGGCGGTAGTCTCGCGATAGTGCAACATGCCACCGGCGGCACCAGCGTCCGGGCACGCATTCCAATGTAA
- a CDS encoding response regulator transcription factor, which yields MAKIRIMIVDDHEVVRMGMRAVIEPEVDLTVVGEAANGAEALAKVGILDPQVILMDVRMEKMSGIEACREIKSQHPHVAILMLTSYTDDDALLSSVLAGASGYLLKNERRAELLKAIRLVASGQLLLDTTIAKQAMERMTSQAPGSELTEREREVLALVARGYTNKQIADTLYVSEKTARNHVSHILEKLGLSRRSEAAAYAVEHKLVPPREQRKD from the coding sequence ATGGCAAAGATTCGCATCATGATTGTCGACGATCACGAGGTAGTGCGCATGGGCATGCGGGCCGTCATCGAGCCGGAAGTAGACCTTACGGTGGTGGGAGAGGCCGCCAATGGCGCGGAAGCCCTGGCAAAAGTTGGCATCCTGGACCCACAGGTCATCTTAATGGATGTGCGCATGGAAAAGATGAGCGGTATCGAGGCGTGCCGCGAGATCAAAAGCCAGCATCCCCATGTAGCTATTCTTATGCTCACCTCGTATACCGACGACGACGCCCTCTTATCGTCTGTACTCGCCGGCGCCAGCGGCTACCTCTTAAAGAACGAAAGACGCGCCGAACTGCTGAAAGCTATTCGCCTGGTAGCCTCCGGTCAATTGCTGCTCGACACGACTATAGCGAAGCAGGCGATGGAGCGCATGACCTCGCAGGCACCTGGAAGCGAACTGACCGAACGCGAGCGCGAAGTGCTGGCCCTGGTAGCACGTGGCTATACGAACAAACAAATAGCCGATACGCTCTACGTCTCTGAAAAAACTGCCCGCAACCACGTCAGCCATATCCTTGAGAAGCTGGGACTCTCAAGACGCAGCGAGGCAGCGGCATATGCGGTTGAACACAAGCTGGTGCCCCCGCGTGAGCAAAGAAAAGATTGA
- a CDS encoding enoyl-CoA hydratase-related protein, with protein MPTTYAHISIEHSHQDKVATITMRRGEVHNAFNTRLIQDLQAAFTFLRADTKLHAVILTGEGPSFSAGADLNMMQAAASFTQEQNLSDALGLADLFDNINTFPCPVVARVNGTAMGGGLGLVAVSDIVIAVESARLAFSEVKLGIAPAVISPYVIRKIGESHARVLFVTGERFSATRAKEIGLVHVVTTAEELDAAVEKTVRELLSSGPQALRACKGLALSVGQMDHDTARRFTAELIATLRVSEEGQEGLRAFLEKRKANWTA; from the coding sequence ATGCCAACAACATACGCGCATATCAGCATAGAACATAGCCACCAGGATAAAGTCGCAACCATTACCATGCGGCGTGGAGAGGTTCATAACGCGTTCAACACCCGGCTTATTCAGGATTTACAGGCCGCATTTACCTTTTTGCGCGCCGATACAAAGCTGCATGCCGTTATTCTGACCGGCGAGGGACCATCCTTCAGCGCCGGGGCTGATCTGAATATGATGCAGGCGGCGGCATCATTCACGCAAGAACAGAATCTGAGCGATGCCCTGGGCCTGGCTGATCTCTTCGATAATATCAATACCTTTCCCTGTCCCGTCGTAGCACGCGTAAACGGCACGGCCATGGGCGGAGGGCTTGGTCTGGTGGCCGTCTCGGATATCGTCATCGCCGTTGAAAGCGCGCGGCTGGCTTTCAGCGAGGTCAAGCTGGGGATTGCTCCGGCGGTTATATCGCCGTATGTGATACGCAAGATCGGTGAATCGCATGCTCGCGTACTGTTTGTGACGGGTGAGCGCTTCAGTGCTACTCGTGCTAAGGAGATTGGGCTGGTACATGTAGTGACGACTGCTGAGGAACTTGATGCTGCTGTCGAGAAGACGGTGCGTGAGTTGCTGAGTAGTGGGCCGCAGGCGTTGCGGGCCTGTAAAGGGCTGGCATTGAGTGTTGGACAGATGGATCACGATACCGCGCGCCGTTTTACCGCCGAATTGATTGCTACGCTGCGTGTCAGTGAAGAGGGACAGGAGGGCTTACGCGCTTTCCTGGAAAAACGTAAAGCGAATTGGACTGCTTAA
- a CDS encoding carboxyl transferase domain-containing protein, producing MAIIETHVDRKSPQFLENKRHFEELLAQLNERLQQVQQGGGADAIARHRKRNKLLARERVQLLCDPDTPFLEFSPLAAWDMYDNEAPSAGIITGIGVVEGQECVIIANDATVKGGTYYPMTVKKHLRAQEIAEQNHLPCIYLVDSGGAFLPLQADVFPDRDHFGRIFYNQARMSSQRIPQIAAVMGSCTAGGAYVPAMSDETVIVRGNGTIFLAGPPLVKAATGEEVTAEELGGADVHSRISGVTDHYALNDEHALAICRSIVSNLNRRKYIPWDIAEPEPPLYDASDLYGIIPRDNRKSYDVREVIAHLVDGSRFHEFKALYGTTLVCGFARLMGYPVGIIANNGILFSESALKATHFMELCGQRQTPLIFLQNITGFMVGKQYENGGIAKDGAKMVMAVANVPVPRFTVIIGGSFGAGNYGMCGRAYSPRQLWMWPNARISVMGGEQAASVLATVRKEGLEARGKTMTEEEEAEFKQPILDKYEKEGNPYYSTARLWDDGIIDPRDTRTVLALGIAASLNAPMPDTPFGVFRM from the coding sequence ATGGCTATAATCGAAACACACGTAGATCGTAAAAGTCCCCAATTTTTGGAAAACAAGCGCCATTTTGAGGAATTGCTCGCCCAACTGAACGAGCGCTTGCAGCAGGTGCAGCAGGGTGGCGGCGCGGATGCCATTGCCAGGCATCGCAAACGTAATAAGCTTCTGGCGCGCGAACGAGTACAGTTGCTTTGCGATCCTGATACACCATTCCTGGAATTTAGCCCGCTCGCGGCATGGGATATGTATGACAATGAAGCGCCTTCAGCGGGTATCATCACCGGCATTGGAGTGGTCGAGGGGCAAGAATGCGTCATTATCGCCAACGATGCAACCGTCAAGGGCGGTACGTATTATCCCATGACGGTCAAGAAACACCTGCGCGCCCAGGAAATTGCCGAGCAAAATCATCTCCCTTGCATCTATCTTGTCGATTCAGGCGGCGCTTTCCTGCCCTTGCAGGCGGATGTCTTTCCTGACCGCGATCACTTCGGGCGTATCTTCTATAACCAGGCGCGCATGTCGAGTCAACGCATTCCACAGATCGCCGCCGTGATGGGTTCCTGCACGGCAGGCGGCGCGTATGTACCGGCCATGAGCGATGAGACGGTGATTGTGCGCGGAAATGGCACGATTTTCCTGGCCGGGCCGCCACTGGTGAAAGCGGCGACGGGCGAAGAGGTGACAGCGGAAGAATTGGGCGGGGCCGATGTCCATAGCCGCATCTCCGGCGTGACCGATCATTATGCCCTCAACGATGAGCACGCGCTGGCAATCTGTCGCAGCATCGTCTCCAACCTCAACCGGCGCAAGTATATACCCTGGGATATTGCCGAGCCTGAGCCACCGCTTTATGATGCGAGCGATCTGTACGGTATCATCCCTCGCGATAACCGCAAGAGCTATGATGTGCGCGAGGTGATTGCGCATCTCGTCGATGGCAGCCGCTTCCACGAGTTCAAGGCCCTGTATGGCACCACGCTGGTATGCGGCTTTGCGCGCCTGATGGGCTATCCCGTCGGCATCATTGCGAACAATGGCATCCTGTTCTCTGAGAGCGCGTTAAAGGCCACCCATTTCATGGAACTATGCGGGCAGCGGCAGACCCCCCTGATCTTCTTGCAGAATATAACAGGATTTATGGTCGGGAAGCAGTATGAAAATGGCGGCATCGCCAAGGATGGTGCGAAGATGGTGATGGCGGTCGCCAATGTGCCCGTGCCGCGCTTCACGGTTATCATAGGCGGCTCATTTGGCGCGGGCAATTATGGTATGTGCGGGCGTGCTTATTCGCCGCGCCAGTTATGGATGTGGCCGAATGCGCGTATCTCGGTAATGGGTGGCGAGCAGGCGGCCAGCGTGCTGGCTACTGTGCGCAAAGAAGGACTTGAGGCGCGCGGCAAAACCATGACTGAGGAAGAGGAGGCCGAGTTCAAGCAACCTATCCTTGATAAATACGAAAAAGAGGGCAATCCTTATTACAGTACAGCGCGCCTGTGGGATGATGGGATCATCGATCCACGTGATACGCGCACCGTGCTGGCGTTGGGCATAGCCGCGTCTTTGAACGCTCCCATGCCGGATACTCCATTCGGCGTCTTCAGAATGTAA
- a CDS encoding MFS transporter, producing MKVSDKITPSRGEEPAQPRTSRRFQQVGPNYKWVALSNTTLGVLMATINSSIVLSSLPAIFNGIGINPLSPGETNYFLWMLMGYMVVTATLLVTFGRISDMFGRVRLYNLGFAVFTAGSILLFLTPGSGNAAALELIIFRLVQAVGAGFLFANSTAILTDAFPSHQRGMAMGINQIAAILGSIIGLILGGVLAVVNWRLVFLVSVPFGVFGTIWAYRMLRETAVIGGHQKIDWPGNITFALGLTALLVGATYGIEPYGNSSMGWTNPMVIGTLAFGIGLLAIFIWIELHVSDPMFRLDLFKIRMFAAGNVSGFLASTARGGLQFMLIIWLQGIWLPLHGYSFEVTPLWAGIYMLPLMAGFIVMGPLSGYLSDRFGARLFSTTGMLIQVVTFIMLTFLPANFNYIWFAIILVFLGIGQGMFAAPNTTAIMNSVPPQQRGVASGMRATFQNGAKHSRKSNPPSRYRFIT from the coding sequence GTGAAGGTAAGCGATAAAATAACTCCTTCAAGAGGCGAGGAGCCTGCTCAGCCGCGTACTTCCCGCAGGTTTCAACAGGTAGGGCCGAACTATAAATGGGTGGCGCTATCGAATACGACTCTGGGCGTGTTGATGGCAACAATCAACAGCAGCATTGTCCTGAGCTCGCTGCCGGCGATCTTCAATGGCATCGGCATCAACCCGCTGTCGCCCGGCGAGACGAACTACTTTCTCTGGATGTTGATGGGGTATATGGTTGTTACCGCAACTTTGCTGGTAACATTCGGGCGCATCTCGGACATGTTCGGGCGTGTCAGGCTCTATAACCTGGGCTTTGCCGTCTTCACAGCAGGTAGTATTCTGCTCTTTTTGACCCCTGGCTCAGGCAACGCGGCCGCGCTCGAACTGATCATTTTCAGGCTGGTGCAGGCGGTTGGCGCCGGTTTCCTCTTCGCGAACAGCACTGCGATTCTTACTGATGCATTCCCTTCGCACCAGCGTGGTATGGCGATGGGCATTAACCAGATCGCGGCCATTCTCGGCTCCATCATTGGTCTGATACTTGGTGGCGTGCTCGCCGTCGTCAACTGGCGACTGGTCTTCCTGGTGAGCGTACCATTCGGCGTCTTTGGCACCATCTGGGCCTACCGCATGCTGCGTGAGACCGCCGTCATTGGCGGCCATCAGAAGATCGACTGGCCGGGCAACATTACCTTCGCGCTCGGATTAACTGCGCTGCTGGTCGGTGCCACTTATGGCATTGAACCATACGGCAATTCCTCGATGGGCTGGACGAATCCGATGGTGATCGGGACGCTCGCGTTTGGGATCGGCTTACTCGCCATATTCATCTGGATCGAGCTGCACGTCAGCGATCCAATGTTCCGGCTCGATCTGTTCAAAATCCGTATGTTCGCCGCCGGTAACGTCAGTGGCTTTCTTGCAAGTACAGCGCGTGGTGGCCTGCAGTTCATGCTCATCATCTGGTTGCAGGGCATCTGGTTGCCGCTGCATGGCTATAGCTTTGAGGTGACGCCGCTCTGGGCAGGCATCTACATGCTGCCATTGATGGCCGGTTTCATTGTGATGGGGCCGCTCAGTGGCTATCTTTCCGACCGCTTTGGCGCGCGCCTCTTTTCGACAACGGGCATGCTGATTCAGGTCGTAACCTTTATCATGTTGACATTCTTGCCTGCCAACTTTAACTACATCTGGTTCGCGATCATACTGGTGTTCCTGGGCATCGGTCAGGGCATGTTCGCGGCGCCCAACACGACGGCCATCATGAACAGTGTGCCGCCACAGCAGCGAGGCGTTGCATCCGGCATGCGCGCCACCTTCCAGAATGGCGCAAAGCATTCACGCAAGAGCAATCCGCCTAGCCGTTACCGTTTCATCACGTAG
- a CDS encoding transposase → MQLVEQHVISRSDPRYAVIDAAAFASKNLYNAANYELRQAFLHEGCFLSYPQLDKLMQSHEAYRALPAKVAQWVLKGLVKNWQSFKQARESYEHDPSKFLGRPGLPKYKHKSEGRNLLVYTIQALSKKALKRDLIRPSQLSIEVQTRHAAHVEQVRIIPRKGYYVVEVIYEKAVTQAPVNAAYYAGIDLGVNNLVTLASNKPGFQPLVINGRPVKSTNQFYNKRKAKLQQQLGHTGTTKRMERLTTKRNRRIDHYLHTASKRVIEILVREGIGTLVIGKNDGWKQDIEMGKRNNQNFVQIPHARFIHMLTYKAELVGITVLLTEESYTSKASFLDRDPLPAHTNGDEKQYNTFSGRRIERGLYRTSNGRYINADLNGAYNIIRKVAPDAFPQAEGVEDGKGMLASLVVHPVRVAIPLTKPKSRRSIER, encoded by the coding sequence ATGCAATTAGTCGAGCAACACGTGATTAGCCGCAGCGACCCACGCTATGCGGTGATTGATGCCGCCGCTTTTGCCTCCAAGAACCTCTACAATGCTGCGAACTACGAGCTACGGCAAGCCTTTCTTCATGAAGGCTGTTTCCTCTCCTATCCACAGTTAGACAAGCTCATGCAGTCGCATGAAGCCTACCGCGCCCTGCCTGCTAAAGTGGCGCAATGGGTACTCAAAGGGCTGGTCAAGAATTGGCAGTCCTTCAAGCAAGCACGCGAGAGCTATGAGCATGACCCCTCCAAGTTTTTAGGACGCCCTGGTCTGCCGAAGTACAAACACAAGAGCGAGGGGCGCAATCTGCTCGTTTACACCATCCAGGCGCTGAGCAAAAAAGCCTTAAAGCGTGATCTTATCCGACCCTCTCAGCTTTCCATTGAGGTACAGACCCGACATGCAGCCCATGTCGAGCAAGTTCGTATCATTCCACGTAAAGGGTATTACGTGGTAGAAGTGATCTACGAAAAGGCCGTCACACAAGCCCCCGTCAATGCTGCTTACTACGCTGGTATCGATCTGGGAGTGAACAATCTGGTAACGCTAGCCTCAAATAAACCCGGTTTCCAACCGCTAGTCATTAACGGGCGTCCAGTGAAATCCACGAACCAGTTCTATAACAAGCGCAAGGCAAAGTTACAGCAGCAGCTTGGACACACGGGTACAACAAAGCGTATGGAGCGTCTCACCACGAAGCGGAACCGTCGCATTGACCACTATCTGCACACCGCCAGCAAGCGGGTGATCGAGATACTGGTACGAGAAGGTATTGGGACGTTGGTCATTGGCAAAAATGACGGCTGGAAACAGGACATCGAGATGGGCAAGCGCAACAATCAAAACTTTGTCCAAATTCCCCATGCTCGTTTTATCCACATGCTCACGTACAAGGCGGAACTGGTCGGAATTACCGTGCTACTCACAGAAGAGTCGTACACATCAAAGGCCAGTTTTCTCGATCGTGACCCGTTGCCAGCACACACGAATGGCGATGAGAAGCAGTATAATACCTTTAGCGGCAGGCGTATCGAGCGGGGACTGTACCGTACCTCTAATGGACGATACATCAATGCCGATCTCAACGGCGCGTATAATATCATTCGCAAGGTAGCACCTGATGCTTTCCCACAAGCGGAGGGTGTAGAGGATGGGAAGGGGATGCTTGCATCCCTGGTAGTCCATCCAGTGAGGGTTGCCATTCCCCTCACGAAGCCAAAAAGCAGGCGGTCAATAGAACGCTAG